A portion of the Girardinichthys multiradiatus isolate DD_20200921_A chromosome 23, DD_fGirMul_XY1, whole genome shotgun sequence genome contains these proteins:
- the LOC124860301 gene encoding protocadherin alpha-3-like, with translation MAVRTQWDNMWSLVFTLFCLCDWSVAQISYTISEEVDKGTAVGNVAKDLNLSVQQLQSTGLQMTSGNKKRYFDINRESGLLFVSERIDREELCPNLAKCSLNIEAILSNPRSLQRFEVLINDINDNAPFFLEDVITVDIFESSYVGERHPLPVAHDADVGTNSVKTYKLNPNEYFSLDIQSDGDQSVSAELVLQKALDREKEPVIDIILTAIDGGKPPKTGTLQIKVNVLDVNDNSPVFSNSLYKIKVTENANIGTALLTISAADLDEGVNGQIVYSFTERARLNPEEIFSLNNNSGELTVKGNIDYEENQAFEIRVQARDKGTPPRSAHSKVLVEVIDVNDNAPEISVSSLMSPIKEDAEKGTAVATVTVADRDGGNNGQINCKITGSVPFKLKSNYKNYFSLLVDGPLDRENISKYDILIEATDEGSPVLSSTAVISLQVSDVNDNPPRFADSFINVYVKENIPTGTTIHKLTTFDSDSDENARSTYSLINFPKNMQISSMVTVHSDTGTIISLQSFNYEELKTFQFKVQATDSGVPPLSSNVTVNILILDENDNNPTILAPYSEHGSANSETIPYSAEAGYFVAKIRAVDADSGYNALLSYHLSEPKGNNLFRIGTSTGEIRTKRRMSDNDLKTHPLVVLVSDNGEPSLSATVSIDVMVVESTADVQTQFRHVPIKEDNFSDLNLYLLIAIVSVSVIFLLSLISLIAVRCHRTDGDFSRYSAPMITTHPDGSWSYSKATQQYDVCFSSDTLKSDVVVFPAPFPPVDGELISINGGDTFTRTQTLPNKDKVSCLQAKIFYKLKTNVFFFFFYCNFRIKLFVLLV, from the coding sequence ATGGCTGTTCGGACACAATGGGATAATATGTGGAGCCTGGTTTTCAcccttttctgtctctgtgatTGGTCCGTGGCTCAGATTTCATATACCATTTCTGAGGAGGTAGACAAAGGCACGGCAGTTGGAAACGTTGCGAAGGATTTAAACCTCAGTGTGCAGCAGCTCCAGTCCACGGGTCTCCAAATGACATCTGGGAATAAAAAACGGTATTTTGACATTAACCGTGAATCTGGACTACTTTTTGTTAGCGAAAGGATAGACCGGGAGGAGCTTTGTCCTAATCTGGCGAAGTGTTCCTTAAACATCGAGGCCATATTGAGCAACCCTCGCAGCCTTCAGCGATTTGAGGTTTTAATAAATGATATTAATGACAATGCTCCATTTTTTCTAGAGGATGTAATTACAGTTGATATATTTGAGTCTTCGTATGTCGGGGAGAGACATCCACTCCCAGTAGCTCATGATGCGGATGTGGGAACTAATTCAGTGAAGACATACAAGTTAAACCCAAACGAATATTTCTCATTAGATATACAGAGCGATGGTGACCAGAGTGTCTCTGCTGAATTAGTATTACAGAAAGCATTAGATCGAGAAAAAGAGCCTGTTATTGATATCATTCTGACTGCAATCGATGGAGGAAAACCACCTAAAACCGGGACCTTACAGATAAAAGTGAACGTTTTGGACGTAAACGACAATTCACCCGTATTTAGTAACtctctttacaaaataaaagtgactGAAAATGCAAATATTGGCACAGCTTTATTAACAATCAGTGCCGCTGATTTAGACGAAGGTGTTAATGGTCAGATCGTTTACTCTTTCACAGAGAGGGCACGTTTAAACCCTGAAGAAATATTTTCCCTTAATAACAACAGTGGAGAGCTTACAGTTAAAGGCAACATTGATTATGAGGAAAATCAAGCATTTGAAATTCGTGTTCAAGCACGAGACAAAGGTACTCCTCCCCGCAGTGCGCATAGCAAAGTTTTGGTCGAAGTCATTGATGTAAATGACAATGCTCCTGAAATATCTGTGTCATCTCTTATGAGCCCAATAAAAGAAGACGCTGAAAAAGGAACAGCTGTTGCCACGGTTACGGTCGCTGATAGAGATGGAGGCAACAACGGCCAAATAAACTGTAAGATAACAGGTTCTGttccatttaaattaaaatctaattataaaaaTTACTTTTCGTTGTTGGTTGATGGACCTCTCGACAgagaaaatatttccaaatatgATATCTTAATTGAAGCAACAGATGAAGGATCGCCGGTTCTCTCGAGCACAGCCGTGATTTCCCTTCAGGTGTCTGATGTAAATGACAATCCTCCTCGATTCGCTGATTCTTTCATAAACGTTTACGTAAAAGAGAACATTCCAACTGGAACAACTATTCATAAACTGACGACGTTTGACTCAGATTCAGATGAAAACGCAAGATCAACGTACAGTTTAATTAATTTCCCCAAAAATATGCAGATTAGTTCAATGGTAACAGTTCATTCAGATACAGGTACAATTATAAGTCTACAGTCTTTTAACTATGAGGAGTTAAAAACGTTTCAGTTTAAAGTTCAGGCCACAGACTCTGGTGTTCCTCCTCTCAGCAGCAACGTGactgttaatattttaattctGGATGAAAATGATAATAATCCAACAATTTTAGCTCCTTATTCTGAGCACGGCTCTGCTAACAGTGAGACCATCCCCTATTCTGCTGAAGCAGGATACTTCGTAGCAAAGATCAGGGCTGTGGACGCAGACTCTGGATACAATGCGCTGCTTTCTTATCACCTGTCTGAGCCCAAAGGAAACAACCTGTTCAGGATCGGAACCAGCACCGGGGAAATCAGGACTAAGAGGAGAATGAGCGACAATGACCTGAAAACTCACCCCTTGGTGGTGCTGGTTTCTGATAATGGAGAACCTTCTCTGTCAGCTACCGTGTCTATTGATGTGATGGTGGTTGAAAGCACAGCTGATGTTCAGACTCAGTTCAGACATGTGCCTATAAAGGAGGACAACTTCTCTGATTTGAACCTATATCTGCTGATCGCCATCGTGTCAGTCTCTGTGATCTTTCTGCTGAGTCTCATCAGTTTAATAGCTGTCAGATGCCACAGGACAGACGGTGATTTCAGCAGGTACAGCGCCCCCATGATCACCACCCACCCTGACGGGAGCTGGTCTTACTCTAAAGCTACTCAGCAGTATGACGTGTGTTTCAGCTCAGACACACTGAAGAGTGATGTAGTGGTTTTCCCCGCACCGTTTCCACCTGTAGATGGTGAACTGATCAGTATAAATGGAGGAGACACTTTTACCAGAACTCAGACTTTACCAAACAAGGACAAGGTGAGTTGTCTTCaagctaaaatattttataaattaaaaacaaatgttttttttttctttttttactgcaATTTCCGTATaaagttatttgttttattggtctAA